Proteins from one Pontibacter korlensis genomic window:
- a CDS encoding membrane protein, with protein MKHTNRKSYKHAALNFLLAAATFTGISTSVLAQESPREEDYFRIMGVSSPEGALLEVGGLTVLPSGDLGISTRRGDVYIVENPTSQRPYFRKFASGLHEILGLAYKDGALYAAQRGELTKLVDTDQDGKADKFQTVFAWPLSGHYHEYSFGPKLTAEGDFFVTGNVAFGDEEWWRGESRVPWRGWTIKISEDGKLEPWATGMRSPAGLGIIDGELFYTDNQGDWIGSGGLWHVPKGAFTGHPAGLRWADMPNSPVKLKAEQLYAHVDQRRVKDENGRYIKPENVVDEEFKTVFEVKDELPGLRTPAVWLPHGILGVSNSEPIKIPEDNFGPFGGQILVGDQGMSLISRVFLEKVNGEYQGASFLFKTGFQSGVLRLAWAKDGSLFVGETNRGWGSAGDANQGLQRLVWNNKVPFEMRAVRAMPDGFEIEFTKPVDKKSAEDVSSYSVSSFIYKYHPVYGSPPVNTEENVIKGVKVSEDGMKARLVVDNLRRYYIHNITLTGVRERENYHSLVHPTAYYTLNSIPDGQKLALSELSTKGSAATRAKATAGKTTKKAAPSKTTAAAKKAPAKATAKAAAPTFDEVKGLLAKHTCLACHNTEKRQVGPAYVDIAKRGYTPERIVELIHKPEPKNWPDYATEMPPMPQVSKEDALKIARWINSLAPNGSASSK; from the coding sequence ATGAAACATACAAATAGAAAATCATATAAGCATGCTGCGCTAAATTTCCTGCTGGCCGCTGCAACTTTTACGGGGATAAGTACTTCGGTTCTGGCACAGGAGTCGCCCCGGGAAGAAGATTACTTCAGGATAATGGGAGTAAGCTCACCGGAGGGTGCCTTGTTAGAGGTGGGAGGCTTGACAGTACTTCCTTCAGGCGACTTGGGTATCTCAACTCGCCGTGGGGATGTATACATTGTAGAGAACCCCACAAGCCAGCGGCCTTACTTCCGCAAGTTTGCTTCCGGGCTCCACGAGATTCTTGGCCTGGCCTATAAGGACGGAGCGCTTTACGCAGCGCAACGTGGAGAACTAACTAAGCTAGTTGATACCGACCAGGATGGTAAGGCTGACAAGTTCCAGACTGTGTTTGCATGGCCTCTTTCAGGACACTACCATGAATATAGCTTTGGTCCTAAGCTAACAGCAGAAGGCGATTTCTTTGTAACAGGTAACGTAGCCTTCGGTGATGAGGAATGGTGGCGTGGTGAAAGCCGTGTACCTTGGCGCGGCTGGACAATCAAGATCAGCGAAGACGGCAAGCTGGAGCCATGGGCTACAGGTATGCGTTCACCAGCTGGACTAGGCATTATAGACGGAGAACTGTTTTATACAGACAATCAAGGTGATTGGATAGGTTCAGGTGGTCTGTGGCATGTGCCGAAAGGTGCATTTACAGGCCATCCTGCCGGCCTTCGCTGGGCAGATATGCCAAACTCACCTGTAAAGCTCAAGGCGGAGCAACTCTATGCGCACGTTGACCAGCGCCGGGTTAAGGATGAGAACGGGCGCTACATCAAACCAGAAAACGTGGTAGATGAGGAGTTCAAAACTGTATTTGAAGTAAAAGACGAATTGCCAGGCTTACGTACACCTGCAGTTTGGCTTCCACACGGCATCCTGGGTGTTTCGAACTCTGAGCCAATCAAAATACCGGAAGATAATTTTGGTCCCTTTGGCGGCCAGATACTGGTTGGAGACCAGGGTATGAGCCTTATCTCGAGGGTGTTTCTGGAGAAAGTAAATGGTGAGTACCAAGGAGCCTCTTTCCTTTTCAAAACAGGATTTCAGTCGGGCGTGCTTCGCTTAGCCTGGGCTAAAGACGGATCCCTGTTTGTAGGGGAGACAAACCGCGGCTGGGGTTCGGCAGGTGATGCAAACCAAGGCCTGCAGCGCCTGGTTTGGAACAATAAGGTACCTTTCGAGATGAGAGCGGTACGTGCCATGCCTGATGGCTTTGAGATAGAATTCACCAAGCCTGTAGATAAGAAGTCAGCGGAAGATGTTTCTTCTTACTCCGTGTCAAGCTTCATCTATAAATACCATCCAGTATATGGTAGCCCTCCTGTAAACACAGAGGAGAATGTGATAAAAGGAGTAAAAGTGTCAGAAGATGGCATGAAAGCTCGCCTTGTGGTAGATAATCTGCGCCGCTATTATATCCACAATATCACCCTAACCGGTGTAAGAGAGCGTGAGAACTACCATTCGCTGGTTCATCCAACTGCTTACTATACTTTAAATAGTATACCAGATGGGCAGAAGCTGGCACTTAGCGAACTAAGCACTAAAGGGTCTGCTGCAACCAGAGCAAAAGCTACTGCGGGTAAAACGACCAAGAAAGCGGCACCTTCTAAAACAACCGCTGCTGCTAAAAAAGCACCTGCTAAAGCTACAGCCAAGGCTGCTGCCCCAACCTTTGATGAGGTTAAAGGACTGCTTGCAAAACATACCTGTCTGGCCTGCCACAATACTGAAAAGCGGCAGGTAGGACCGGCTTATGTAGATATCGCCAAGCGCGGCTATACTCCGGAAAGAATTGTGGAGCTAATCCATAAACCAGAGCCAAAGAACTGGCCTGATTATGCGACGGAAATGCCACCTATGCCACAGGTTTCTAAAGAAGATGCCCTGAAAATTGCCAGATGGATCAACTCGCTGGCGCCTAATGGCAGTGCCTCTTCTAAATAA
- a CDS encoding 3-keto-disaccharide hydrolase: MRKTYTLLLVAAVAFCTYACATATGGKAAKVDNSLTRNEKSEGWVLLFDGESMEHWRGFKKDDVPAAWQIEDGAIALVGKGGGDIVTKNEYQNFELMLDWKISEGGNSGIFFNVSEDPKFNYTFQTGPEMQIIDDERHPDAKQGKNGNRKAGSNYDLHPLSEPAVKPAGEYNTVRLVVKDGNVEQYLNGKKVVAYTLWSPEWERMVQESKFISMPDYGRYKSGHIALQDHGDKVWFKNIKIRPL, translated from the coding sequence ATGAGAAAAACATACACATTGCTACTAGTTGCTGCGGTAGCGTTTTGTACCTATGCATGTGCTACTGCAACAGGTGGCAAAGCTGCTAAAGTTGATAATTCTCTAACAAGAAATGAGAAGTCAGAGGGCTGGGTACTGCTGTTTGATGGGGAAAGTATGGAGCACTGGCGTGGGTTCAAAAAGGACGATGTGCCGGCTGCGTGGCAAATAGAAGATGGAGCGATCGCACTTGTTGGTAAGGGCGGCGGAGACATTGTGACGAAAAATGAGTACCAGAACTTCGAGCTGATGCTGGACTGGAAGATATCAGAAGGTGGCAACAGTGGTATCTTCTTCAATGTATCGGAAGATCCTAAGTTTAACTACACTTTTCAGACAGGGCCGGAGATGCAGATTATCGACGATGAAAGGCACCCGGATGCCAAGCAAGGCAAAAATGGGAATCGCAAAGCCGGATCAAATTATGACCTGCACCCACTATCAGAGCCTGCTGTAAAACCTGCAGGAGAGTATAACACGGTGCGTTTGGTGGTGAAGGATGGGAACGTGGAGCAGTACCTGAATGGTAAAAAGGTAGTAGCCTACACGCTTTGGTCGCCTGAGTGGGAGCGCATGGTGCAGGAGAGCAAATTCATCAGCATGCCAGACTACGGGCGCTATAAGAGCGGGCACATTGCCCTGCAGGATCATGGCGACAAGGTGTGGTTCAAGAACATAAAGATACGGCCACTATAA